A portion of the Bubalus kerabau isolate K-KA32 ecotype Philippines breed swamp buffalo chromosome 1, PCC_UOA_SB_1v2, whole genome shotgun sequence genome contains these proteins:
- the C1H19orf38 gene encoding protein HIDE1 has translation MPWIVLLFAAGSLAIPAPSIMLVPPHPSSKEDPIHISCMAPRGFPGANFTLYQDGEVVELLKAPKDQLRVIFNLSGGSREVRGGPFCCQYSVLGENRQPQLSNLSEPVHVSFPVPTWILALSLSLAGAALLLAGLVIIALIIRKVKVKNLNKRRERESCWVNIATTDMSFDNSLFTIMKMTSEEDAANLDAPSGSTETPGPRKRPTSTSSSPEPPEFSTFRAC, from the exons ATGCCCTGGATTGTCCTGCTGTTTGCAGCCG GCTCCTTGGCGATCCCGGCGCCATCCATCATGCTGGTGCCCCCACACCCCAGCAGTAAAGAGGACCCCATCCACATCTCGTGCATGGCCCCCAGGGGTTTCCCAGGGGCGAATTTCACGCTGTACCAAGATGGGGAGGTGGTGGAGCTCCTGAAAGCCCCCAAGGACCAGCTCAGGGTCATCTTCAACCTGAGTGGTGGCAGCAGGGAGGTTCGAGGGGGACCGTTCTGCTGCCAGTATAGCGTGCTCGGCGAGAATAGGCAACCCCAGCTGTCGAACCTCAGCGAGCCTGTGCACGTCTCCTTCCCAG TGCCCACCTGGATCCTGGCACTCTCCTTGAGCCTGGCTGGAGCCGCTCTCCTCCTCGCTGGACTGGTGATCATTGCCCTGATCATCAGGAAAG TTAAAGTAAAAAACTTGAACAAGAGACG AGAGCGAGAATCCTGCTGGGTTAACATCGCCACCACAG ACATGTCCTTCGACAATTCCCTCTTTACCATCATG AAAATGACTTCAGAAGAAGATGCAGCCAACCTGGATGCTCCTTCAGGctccactgagacacctggaCCCCGGAAGAGGCCCACCTCCACGTCATCCTCACCTGAGCCCCCTGAATTCAGCACATTCCGGGCCTGTTAG